A genomic region of Oncorhynchus mykiss isolate Arlee chromosome 4, USDA_OmykA_1.1, whole genome shotgun sequence contains the following coding sequences:
- the LOC110522441 gene encoding tribbles homolog 2 isoform X2, which produces MHSFVRTCKKLREDEAARLFRQIASAVAHCHDNGVVLRDLKLRKFVFRNEDRSLLKLESLEDTYILEGNDDSLSEKHGCPAYVSPEILNASGSYSGKAADVWSLGVMLYTILVGRYPFHDVEPSSLFSKIRRGHFSIPENLTPKAKCLIRSILRREPAERLTSREILEHPWFLSSGAAGGAMVQGRGEQEQTVPEVNMEEELDQFFS; this is translated from the exons ATGCACTCCTTCGTCCGTACCTGCAAGAAGCTGCGTGAGGACGAGGCCGCCAGACTCTTCCGTCAGATAGCCTCAGCAGTGGCACATTGCCATGACAACGGCGTGGTTCTCCGGGACCTCAAGCTGAGGAAGTTTGTCTTCAGGAACGAGGACAG GAGCCTTTTGAAGCTGGAGAGCCTAGAAGACACCTACATCCTGGAGGGCAATGATGACTCTCTGTCAGAAAAACATGGCTGCCCTGCCTACGTCAGCCCCGAGATCCTCAACGCCAGCGGCAGCTACTCAGGCAAGGCGGCCGACGTCTGGTCCCTGGGCGTCATGCTCTACACCATCCTGGTGGGCCGCTACCCCTTCCACGACGTAGAACCCAGCTCCCTGTTCAGTAAGATCCGCCGGGGCCACTTCAGCATCCCAGAGAACCTGACGCCCAAGGCCAAGTGTCTGATCCGGAGCATCCTCCGCCGGGAACCCGCAGAGCGCCTCACGTCCCGGGAGATCCTGGAGCACCCCTGGTTCTTATCCTCCGGGGCAGCAGGTGGCGCTATGGTCCAGGGGAGAGGGGAGCAGGAGCAGACTGTGCCCGAGGTGAACATGGAGGAGGAGCTGGATCAGTTCTTCAGCTGA
- the LOC110522441 gene encoding tribbles homolog 2 isoform X1: MNIQISNPINISRYGRSRHKTTDFEELGLSCLRTTESSQSFSPNLGSPSPPETPDSSHCISCIGNYLLLEPLEGDHVFRAAHLHTGEELVCKVFEIGIYQESLAAYFSLGRHEHINQVVEVLLGEKRAYVFFERSHGDMHSFVRTCKKLREDEAARLFRQIASAVAHCHDNGVVLRDLKLRKFVFRNEDRSLLKLESLEDTYILEGNDDSLSEKHGCPAYVSPEILNASGSYSGKAADVWSLGVMLYTILVGRYPFHDVEPSSLFSKIRRGHFSIPENLTPKAKCLIRSILRREPAERLTSREILEHPWFLSSGAAGGAMVQGRGEQEQTVPEVNMEEELDQFFS, translated from the exons ATGAACATACAAATATCTAATCCCATCAACATCTCGCGTTATGGGAGATCACGGCACAAAACGACCGATTTTGAGGAGTTAGGCCTATCTTGTTTGAGGACTACAGAATCCAGCCAGAGTTTCAGCCCTAACCTAGGATCCCCTAGCCCCCCCGAAACACCAGATTCCTCCCACTGTATCTCCTGCATCGGTAACTACCTACTCCTCGAGCCCTTGGAGGGGGATCACGTTTTCAGGGCCGCCCACCTGCACACCGGGGAAGAGCTCGTATGTAAG GTGTTTGAGATCGGCATTTACCAGGAGTCCCTGGCGGCCTACTTCTCCCTGGGCAGACATGAGCACATCAACCAGGTGGTGGAGGTCCTGCTGGGGGAGAAGCGGGCCTACGTCTTCTTCGAGAGGAGCCACGGAGACATGCACTCCTTCGTCCGTACCTGCAAGAAGCTGCGTGAGGACGAGGCCGCCAGACTCTTCCGTCAGATAGCCTCAGCAGTGGCACATTGCCATGACAACGGCGTGGTTCTCCGGGACCTCAAGCTGAGGAAGTTTGTCTTCAGGAACGAGGACAG GAGCCTTTTGAAGCTGGAGAGCCTAGAAGACACCTACATCCTGGAGGGCAATGATGACTCTCTGTCAGAAAAACATGGCTGCCCTGCCTACGTCAGCCCCGAGATCCTCAACGCCAGCGGCAGCTACTCAGGCAAGGCGGCCGACGTCTGGTCCCTGGGCGTCATGCTCTACACCATCCTGGTGGGCCGCTACCCCTTCCACGACGTAGAACCCAGCTCCCTGTTCAGTAAGATCCGCCGGGGCCACTTCAGCATCCCAGAGAACCTGACGCCCAAGGCCAAGTGTCTGATCCGGAGCATCCTCCGCCGGGAACCCGCAGAGCGCCTCACGTCCCGGGAGATCCTGGAGCACCCCTGGTTCTTATCCTCCGGGGCAGCAGGTGGCGCTATGGTCCAGGGGAGAGGGGAGCAGGAGCAGACTGTGCCCGAGGTGAACATGGAGGAGGAGCTGGATCAGTTCTTCAGCTGA